A stretch of DNA from Telopea speciosissima isolate NSW1024214 ecotype Mountain lineage chromosome 5, Tspe_v1, whole genome shotgun sequence:
CTCCATCTCAAGATTAGTTGCGCCGAGGCGCTGTAATCCTTTCCAATGGAAGAGTATCCAATAGCCAGAGGATTACCGAGATCAAAAGGTTGCTTTGCCTTGTGAAGCTCATTGAAAAGGAACAAGGGGAGTTGCAGGAACAATGCCTCATGACAGTTGTGGAGATAACAGCAGCGGCTGGATCAAATGTCGACCTTAGGCACACAGCTTTCAAGACCAATTCTCCTCCGGTGAAGGCAGTTGTGGAACAGCTTCTGAGGGTAAAAAATGTAGTTTGAAGCAACAATAATTAAGGGAAATTTGGTCAATATATGATATATTCTAACGTTTTAAGTCCCAGGTTAACAAAGTgggtttacttattaattatttttggaaagtaggggtggAATACATAAATATCCAAAATTCACGGGTGGATCTGTAATTAGGCCTTACCTCAGGGGagatatgtgtaaatttcccaaaaaaatagtgGAGTGAATTATTTCACTATCATCGTGATGCATATATCAAATATATGTAATAAATATGAATTTTTCACGAATAACATTTGAATCTATTGCATGCATGTATGTGTGTGCCAAATTTTCCATCTTTTCGAAGTCTCAATACACTATTATACTACCGTAGTTTGTTTCATTAAATGTGAAAAAATGAAGTCTCGTCaacaaatttgtttttttcaCTTTCGACCAAATATTCtattgaaatttcatttttctttttacatttcatttttatttatttatttttttttttttggtaaacacatTTCATTTTACTTCAATTCACTTTTCCATGGAAAAACTATTCAAATTTCCTTGTTCTAACCAAACTGGTCTAATGTGGCCCTAGAAATATTCCGAGGAAATAATACAAAAAAGCTTTGGTTTGCCCACAGTAATTTGCTTGTGGAATTCCAACCTCTACCTCTTCTATGCACAAGATATTGAATGGTGATGAGGTTAGGGAATACATCTCATGAAATTGTCCGTTCTAAGTTGCCTGTTGAAGCTAGCTTAATGTCGCCCTCACAGTTTTTAAAAGGCCTCATGAGAGAGTGAAGTCCCCAATCCTTATAAGGGCCACACTCTTCCTGTCCTCCCTTCACTCACCAATGTGCACAGTTTTTAAAAGGCCTCATGAGAGAGTGAAGTCCCCAATCCTTATAAGGGCCACACTCTTCCTGTCCTCCCTTCACTCACCAATGTGAGACTATCTTTAGTCACCCATGAGGCTGACAAAATAAGTTGCTTGTGGAATTCCAACCTCCACTTCTTCTATGCACAAGATATTGAATGGTGATGAGGTTAGAGAATACATCTCATGAAATTGTCCGTTCTAAGTTGCCTGTTGAAGCTAGCTTAATGTCGCCCTCACAGTTTTTAAAAGGCCTCATGGGAGAGTGAAGTCCCCAATCCTTATAAGGACCACACTCTTCCTGTCCTCCCTTCACTCTCGTGAGACTATCTTTAGTCCCCCATGAGGCTAGCTTTTAGGCACAACAAATGGAATTGAGGAATTGAGAAGGATCTATGCTGTCCTTTAGATGCTATGCTTATCTGAAATCAGACAGGCCATTTCATTCTGGATTGCAATCAATCATGGGTCCAAATGATTTTGAGAGCTTGCTTATTCCATAGGCATGTCATCCATCCCTAGGGCTGCTGCAGAACAAACTGGCTAGGCCTACATGACTACTAAGTCCAAAATATATTGTCTTTTCAGTTCTGTGGGGTCAATCCACTAGGGAACTTGGAAGATAGAGAATCACTTTAAGCGAATGTTGACAAAGAGCACTCTGTTTGGTACCATGTCTTTGTTTACTTTGTCTTAAACCAAAAGTGAAACTGTAAATAAGGGTTTCAAATTGTTATCAAGAGTATTCTTAAATATCTCCTTCTTCTAACTTTATCTTTACCCCAAAGAATAGGAAAACCAAGAATTTCAATTAAGATGCAAGGCCACTATCATACAAATATTAAACCTTTTATAAATACATGAACACAACTCATTTCTGTATCTTTCTGATCAAATCCCACAAGAATTTCTTTTGATACCATCATGTGCAAGAAGAATACCTCCAACATAAGTTTACTTTGTTGTGAAGAAACTAAAGATCTCTCCAAACCATGCAGGTTCTTTTTTTCATTACTGAAGGAAGCACTTTCTCACTTCCATAATTTGCCTGGTAGGGTTTCTTCTGCAAGACCAGAAGAAGAGTATTTGTCCAGTGACATCGATGATGATCTAGAAGTATATATCCATCCTTTTAATTACTACTTCAAGTTCTCAACCCTAGATTTCAATTACTATTTACTCTCATTGTTATTATAACTATTTCTTCTCAGGTGATAATTCTTGAAATCCAAAGTGGTGCAATGGAAGCAAAGCTAAGGCGTGTTAGCAATTCAGATAGCCAAAGGTGGGTTTTGCTTCAAGGGATGGAAGAGTTTTTATTTACTTCATCAAAGGAAGTAGTGAAGGAAGTAGAAGATAATAAACATGAGGATAAAGAGGTGGAGTCTTTTTACTCAGTTGGGAGTTGCTTCTCTCGCTGTTCGAGTGCAAGTAGAGATGTTTTCTTCTCTGTTGGAAGTCGATTATCGCGTTGTTCGAGCATGAATGGGATTGATTTTGGGGATGATAAGAGGAGATCAATAATTCAGGAGCTTTGTCACTGCGAAGGATGGCCGTTTGGTTTAGGTCGAAAGGCCCTTCTGCTTCCACCTCTGCCTAGATGTCCCTCAGAATCATGGTTATGGCGTAAAGGCAATCGAATATATAGTTAAGATCGATGCCTTAAACACAGTCTAGTAATTAATAAAAGGAATAATGTCTTGCTAGCAATCACAAAGAGTACAAAGCATGAGCTATAACATTATGTGAGTTGTCAGCTTATACCTCTTATTATGATGAATGAAAGGTGTTTGCTTGTTTCttctaaaaaattaaatattttatatcaTCACCATTCTTCTGGTTGTGACTTCTGATCAGCAGTCCTTGATGCATCTTCTTAAACCAATTTAAATGTGATAGATGTGTTATGGTACCAAACAAGCATTTTGAGAAGCCAAATAGAACTTAGGCTGGGGAAACCACAAagaagcatttttttttattgtttttttggtgaatggaaaataaattattttgggGGTAAGTCCATTTTGTATAAAAGTTAATCAAGATATTCCCATATGAGAGAATCAAAAGCCTTATGGATGTCAAGCTACAGAAGAACAGTAGGTGAGTGATTCTGCCTTTCAAACCCTCGAGCAATCTCATGACAAAGAAGAATATTATCAGAGATGCTTCTACCTGAGATAAAAGTTTCTTGGTTGAAACTCACCAGATCACCAATAACCAATTTAAGTCTATTAGAAATAATTTTTGCTATTAACTTATTGTAGGCataactacggtccagggatcaaaccatggttccctagggaaaccaattaactgaaaattagggttttgcacaccctgggttatcccatgggtgccccattttaattttagggttttccatagttgcccatgggaaccctggtgcatccctatcagtgtttctccttccctcatgtgtcccatgcaattttaGAACATATTAGGGACAGaaaaaaatacatctctagtcatcacatggcaagagggatccatcccatactcgaatgtgcagcagaaataaatcgattcgagtttctttcgcatcccataaatattaataatcaataaactgaaggaattaataaagaactgctaacctggtgagcctcaagtgttgctcttctaatagacagtggttcttcctccagtgagcactccaagcaaacagatctaaacctccaatggtgctaccaaggttcttcaagccaaacgcagatgctctcaaattctctagcacagatctagggtttcacaaaccctaactctcaattgcagtagagagaaaaatagaagaagagagatcacaagagggagaggcTGACCAAAactcaggagagagggggccaagctgaacgtggagcactgccccctctgcgtttttggtcccctttatataatgccagggtttaattaaaaaccctgaatggataAGATTTAATCCCTTTGaaagtctgactctctctctctttgtttggcagttctgtttaaactcaaagtgctacacaggtgaagaagtagaatctaatagggaaagtattaattaattactttatttaatatttatggataattacaattagcaccatatccattaattaaataaagaaccaattaaattagcaaattctaaataactccctatatgataactattatcatatacaacccccccactaatcaacaccatcattatggaatctagggcacgtacacatgtactgccaaaccccaatccatagtacaagtccatatacgagcgtctatgcatctgatcgggtcttgcaaaactcgataaaatactttgttcaaataattataaataatgtatcattttatataaatagatttttgcaaaaccatttccaaaatggcactggatccagattctgatccgaccatacacagacagtctctatcttggtgtttcccaatcgggcagtggtgaccgtgttggataactccttcactcacaaagtgttcacacattcccagaacaccggctttgactcgcttgagtctcagtcattgatgaaccaaagaatgcaatcacactttgcagtgacagggttccctcaggtacagggtgttggtgacacatgtatatcccttcctacatctggcagtaatacatgagggaatcgacaaagtagattcttcgccaatgcacacatcaaacatgtgagcactcgcattcataccctgacatcacatgtctagacatacctaatgcgacgaccatatgataagggtgcccagcccaaaccctagtcgcgactaccattttaagtataacttacggacacataatgctcaaaagtttatatcgcatgtgacaatattaaactaaaatgtataaatgttcaatacaaacgtgaaccgggttgaatcggactgaaccgggtttgatggacacacacttgtccaacaatctcccacttgtacataaAAGCCAATTctccatacattttaaacccatgccctccatgtgtttctcaaacactcctggtgacaaaccctttgtcatggcatcagacacattttcaattgtgtccactttggagatactcacgtcgccctgctggataatctctctgatgaggtgatacttccactgcatgtgtttgttcctctgatgagccctaggctcctcagcttgtgcaatggcccctctgtggtcacataacaggggaatagggcccttgacaaggtcagggactacctccaaatctgataggaatttcctcagccaaacaccttcttttgctgcatcacaagctgcaaggtattctgcttcggtagtagaatcgactgtagacttttgtttcgcactccgccataCAATGGCACccccacccattagatatatcatcccagacgtggattttctgtcatccttgtcagtttggaaatccgaatctgtgtatcccaatactgacaactgatcagatccaaaaaccaagaaatattccttagtccttctcaggtacttaaggatattcttgacagtactccaatgctcgcgtccagggttagattgataacgacttatcatacctactgcatagcaaatgtccggctttgtacacaacatagcatacataagactccctactgctgaggcatagggaatcctcttcatctcttcaatgtctgtttgagactgaggacattgagatctggaaagactgactccatatCTAAAGGGAatacttcccctcttggagttttccatactaaatctggccaggactttgtctatataggtagcctgtgacaagcctattATCCTTTTTCGACGATCTCttacaagtttgatcccaaggatatagctagcttcatcaaggtctttcatcgaaaacattgtggataaccattgttttactgatgaaaggaatcctacatcgttaccaataagtaatatgtcatctatgtataaaacaagaaaacatactaccctcccactgatcttcttgtaaacgcatggttcatccatgttttgatcaaaaccaaacgatttgattgattgatcaaacctgatgttccatctcctggaagcctgcttcagtccataaatggacctctgcaatttgcacacctttctttcttcctccaaggaagagaacccctctagctgttccatgtagatttcctcttgcaggaacccattcagaaatgcagtctgcacgtccatctgccagatctcataatcaaagtgtgcagcgatagccaataaaatcctgatggatttcatcattgcCACTGGTgtaaaggtttcctcatagtctataccctctttttgggtatagccctttgccaccagtctcgctctgaatctttcgacctttccatttgcgcccttcttcctcttgaagatccatttacatccaattggcttgacgccaagtggtggatcgactagagtccagaccttgttggaatgcatcgaatcgatttcagagcgtattgcctccagccacctagtggcatcaacatcctttagagcctcagagtatgtcatcggatcatcatccaattcaaccaataccatgtggaactcttccacaatttcctcttcggttagaagagtaagcctagtgggtggtctaatatccctcccactgcgtcgaggttcttcaggtgttggtatttcagcgggtatgccaattggtctcacttcaggaagtgaggtttctgagctatctgatagcgctttaatgactactggttcagacctctgggtcatcatttcttcctccagaaatgtgacgtgtttacttataatgaccttctggtcaactgggtcatagaaataatagtctATCGTGtctttggggtagcctatgaaatggcatcttgaagtcctagattttaacttgtctgtctgttgctttcgtaCATGtactatgcaaccccataccctaaggtgttgaatactgggcttacgtcctttccacaactcaaatggtgtcttggctacagacttggatggaaccctattcaatatGTAAATTGCCgtttctaaagcatacccccagaaagagagaggcagctcactataagtgagcatcatccggaccatatccaatagggtctgattgcgtcatttggatacaccattttgttgtggtgtgtctggattagttagctgactaactatcccttgggatatgagatgatctttaaactcatccgatagattctcccctccacgatctgatcgtaaggacttgatgcgtttattgagttgtctttcgacctcggcttggaattctttgaatttatcaaagacTTCCAATTTCCTacacatcaagtatatgtaaccatatctagagtaatcatcgctGAACGTAAtgaagtactcatacccataccttgcttgtctgtttatgggtccacacacgtcagtgtgtatcaactccaacagatctatggctctagtacctttattgctaaagggtttcctggtcattttaccctaaaggcatgactcacaggtggggaatggttccaccctcaaactCTCTAAGGGctcatccctcaccaatctactgattcggtccatatTAATGTGACATAATCTTAGATGTCATaaatatgttgagttcactgaagctgctttccgtttcaaatcaacatttgaaacaacattcgttctaatagggcaatctagaaaatgcaaaccactttgcataaatctggatgccacaaaggaattattaaaacgaataattaacttagtattaaaggaaaaactatacccgtccaaaaaaagttttgaaactgaaataatcttcctcttgaaagagggtacataatagcaatcctttaaaactaaactagcagaactaaagtttaaaataaaagttctcaCAGtcatcgccatggtctcagctccagtgcccattcGAAggcgcacctcatttctttccaggttccttgtctccttgaacccctacaaatcattgcaaatgtgaacagtggaaccactatccaccaaccaacaattggtcagttcaaaagataaattagactcataaagaacatgaacatcacatgtgcctctgtttcatctggcttcttgtctttcatagtagccaggtaagcatgacagtttcttttccagtgaccctccttcttgcaatagaagcacttgtctttgcctttattgccagatttcccacccttgggtttcagggtcttacccttacttccctttttcttcttcttcccacttgaagaaggctttgccttagttgcattgacctcagccttgtcctttttcaaggacgcttcagcctctaccagtgcattagcaagctcggtgagctccatctccttatcagacatcttgtaggacatcttaaagggtgcatatacaaaagtgagtgacgctaagatcacatcggtcttgaatcacaggctgaaatcagtccccatggattctagtttttcaaacagattgatcattttcattacatgatccagcactggagtcccttgggacatcttggtgtcGTGGATTTGATTCACCACATTAGAATGGgtgtgtgtcaactgcctgttgaacaattcagcaagcttatccatcttacccccagcagtgcatatatccttgaccgagtctagaactgacttttccaatgatcctaggatataaagtgacgccttggaatccctcatgaggaactcctgcatctcttcatttgccttaaaatcattcgggtcgggttgaggaggaacttgttcatcaagaactatgtatagtccttcagcagtcaggagcaatttaatgctccagtaccaatcgacatagtttataccattaagtttgtattcgctaatgagtgtcaaaaggttggaattaacgacagTCATTGTATAAAGATCTatacatgcacaagtaaataaccacatgctaattaataaccattgaaattaataaattgaacacacacacatcaatggtttttcatgatttgggtttccctcataaccaaaagatgaattggatacctacaacccttgcatgcataacttaccctgtcgggagtcattatacacaacGTGGTAATGTGGACTaggctgtccgcctcatgggcttccaatattttcggccacctagGTGctatgtccagatcctgtcggctga
This window harbors:
- the LOC122662154 gene encoding uncharacterized protein LOC122662154, whose protein sequence is MCKKNTSNISLLCCEETKDLSKPCRFFFSLLKEALSHFHNLPGRVSSARPEEEYLSSDIDDDLEVIILEIQSGAMEAKLRRVSNSDSQRWVLLQGMEEFLFTSSKEVVKEVEDNKHEDKEVESFYSVGSCFSRCSSASRDVFFSVGSRLSRCSSMNGIDFGDDKRRSIIQELCHCEGWPFGLGRKALLLPPLPRCPSESWLWRKGNRIYS